From the genome of Pseudomonadota bacterium:
CCTGCGCACGGCCTCGCTGCCGGCGCGATGACCGTAGGTGCGCGGCTGTCCCAGGCGACCGGCCCACCGTCCGTTGCCGTCCATGATGATGGCGATGTGGTGGGGGATACGGTCGACACGGACAAGCGGCATGGTGCAAGCCCCGGGGGTTGCGCGCGACTAGCACGGCCATGGCTGGGCTTCAAGACGGGGAGGTTGCGGCAACCCGAGCGACTGTACCTGAAAAAACGCCTGAAAACCCGACTTCCTGGGGCCTGAACGGTTACGTTAGAATCGGCCATGGCTGAAAAGGACCTCTACGGCGTGTTGGGGCTAGCTCGCGGCGCGTCCGACGAGGAGATCAAGAAGGCATACCGGGAGTTGGCGCGCAAGCTGCACCCGGATCGCAACCCAAACGACAAGCAGGCCGAGGAGCGGTTCAAGGACGTGGCCTACGCAAAGGAAATTCTTACAAACCCGAAGAAAAAGAAACTCTACGACGAATTCGGGCACCTGGGCCTACGGGAAGGGTTCAATCCTGATGCGTACCGGCAATACCAGTCGTGGGGAAGCCGGAGCGGAGCTGGGCCCGCGGTCAATCTCGAGGATCTGCTCGGGGGGCGTGGTGGTGCGGCGAATTGGCGCGAGAGCTTGCAGGATCTGTTCGGGGCGTCGGGGGGGTTCGAGACCATCTTCGGCGGGCAGCGTGCAGCGAAGCGCCGAGGGCAGGACTTGGTGGCGCCGATTCGAATCGGCTTTCTCGAGGCAGTCCGGGGAACGGAGAAGGAAATCAGCTACGGCCTCGGTGGGGACAAGGGAAGCCGGAGCCTTAGAGTGCGGATTCCGGCGGG
Proteins encoded in this window:
- a CDS encoding DnaJ domain-containing protein, which gives rise to MAEKDLYGVLGLARGASDEEIKKAYRELARKLHPDRNPNDKQAEERFKDVAYAKEILTNPKKKKLYDEFGHLGLREGFNPDAYRQYQSWGSRSGAGPAVNLEDLLGGRGGAANWRESLQDLFGASGGFETIFGGQRAAKRRGQDLVAPIRIGFLEAVRGTEKEISYGLGGDKGSRSLRVRIPAGVTDGGRVRLRGQGLDGGDLVLRVSVEGHRFLTREGNDLHLELPVTVGEAYRGAKIRVPTLEGEVTLRIPAGVQSGAKLRLRSKGVPAHGKAGVGDMIVHVQLRLPGGEARELGELVDRMEAAYERHPREHLVL